A genomic region of Arachis stenosperma cultivar V10309 chromosome 9, arast.V10309.gnm1.PFL2, whole genome shotgun sequence contains the following coding sequences:
- the LOC130950743 gene encoding ADP-ribosylation factor 2 produces the protein MGLTFTKLFSRLFAKKEMRILMVGLDAAGKTTILYKLKLGEIVTTIPTIGFNVETVEYKNISFTVWDVGGQDKIRPLWRHYFQNTQGLIFVVDSNDRDRVVEARDELHRMLNEDELRDAVLLVFANKQDLPNAMNAAEITDKLGLHSLRQRHWYIQSTCATSGEGLYEGLDWLSNNIANKA, from the exons ATGGGGCTGACTTTCACGAAGCTGTTCAGCCGGCTCTTCGCCAAGAAAGAGATGCGTATTCTCATGGTTGGACTTGACGCTGCTGGTAAGACCACCATTCTCTACAAGCTCAAGCTTGGAGAGATCGTCACCACCATTCCCACCATTG GGTTCAATGTGGAAACTGTGGAATACAAGAACATCAGCTTCACTGTCTGGGATGTTGGAGGCCAAGACaag ATCCGTCCATTGTGGAGACATTACTTCCAAAACACACAAGGGCTTATTTTTGTGGTTGACAGCAATGACAGGGACCGTGTTGTTGAAGCAAGAGATGAGCTACATAGGATGTTGAATGAG GATGAGTTGAGGGATGCCGTGCTTCTAGTTTTTGCTAACAAACAAGATCTTCCAAATGCTATGAATGCTGCTGAGATAACTGATAAGCTTGGTCTTCATTCTCTCCGTCAGCGTCATTG GTATATCCAGAGCACATGTGCTACCTCTGGTGAAGGGCTTTACGAAGGACTTGACTGGCTCTCCAACAATATTGCAAACAAG GCATAG